The Castanea sativa cultivar Marrone di Chiusa Pesio chromosome 4, ASM4071231v1 sequence CGCACATCTTGGAAGGGTAATTGGCTTTCATATCTTACCATTCTCATGCTTTTTGCTGGATTCATCAAGTATGCAGAAAGGATATGGGTCATGCGATCAGCAAATCGCCGTCCAAAATTGGTCGGACAAAAATATGATGAACTTGACAATTTTCCAATATTCAGGCCTCTCTTTTTAAATCAGAAGATCGGCTATAACTTTCAACGAAACAGCAAGGAACAATTCATAAATTATAAGTATAAAAAGGCATTTGCAGTAATTGAAATTGAACTCGGACATGCTTATGATACTTTCTACACCAAGATACCTTTGTTTTCTACGAAACTGGGTTATTTCTTCCGCTTCATCAGTTTTTCTACCATCGGTTTTGGGTTTGTATTCTTCCTCATAAAGGAGAGGCACAATCATCTGCAAATAGATTTGATTATTACTTACCTATTATTGGGTGGAGCTGTTGTCATTGAGATATATGCTGTGATTTTATTGATCACCTCTGACTTATTGGGGAGACCAATTTGTATGAACAGTAACCAGTACTGTTTATGCACGGTATTTTACTGTGCGGGAGACCAATTTTACTGTTCACGTACTGGttatgcactgttcatgggacctataagcactttattcagaaaaaaatattaaaaatgggtcccacaatactattcacacgtttaaaaattattttgcaacagtgttttcagttttcagcaataagctttatccaaacggacccttattGGGACGTCGATTGTTAAAGTACACAGACATTGCCCCTCTAAAAACCAAGGGATGTCAATTGTGCAAACAAAGGTGGTCAAAATCAATGGGTCAATTCAATATGCTTCGTTTTTGCATGAGAAATAAGCTTGGAACTTCCCAGAGAACCCCAAAATTCTTTAGGGTCTTGGAAGTGTGGTTCTTCAATCAAATATTACCGAGAATAAATAGAAAGCTGGATATGCTTCACTATAAGTCTGACGAGAAGATCAGTGAAGAACTGAAAAGCTTGATCTGGGAAACATATAAGGAAAAATCAAAGTCCCAAAGACCAGGGTTTTCCGAAGACTATAACAGCTACATATCTTCGGATGAAAATGTACAAGTGGAAATTTACGAAAAAATTATCATCTGGCACCTTGCCACAGATCTCTGCTTGAACCTTGATAATGAGAACCCAGAAGTTAATAATAAGCAACTGCAAATGATCAAGCACATATCAGATTATTTGATGTATATACTTACCATGTGTCCTTCCATGTTATCAACCGGAAATGCAGAAATCAGTTTTGATAAGGCTTGTGAACGAGTTAGTGAAGCACTCAAAAATCACCCAGAATCCAGCTCATTGTCCCTTGCTTGTGAGAAAATAATGTCATATCTATCTACCAAAAGTAAAGACGATTTCCTAGCGCACGTTGATGACGATCCATCAGGTTCCCTTCTGGTATATAATGCATTTCAGGTTGTGAAAAACTTGAGAGAATCAGGACAAAAGTGGGAGATCTTGACTAGATTTTGGGTCGAGAACCTAGCTTATGTTGCAATTctttgtgaaggaaaaaaacCATGCTAAACAGCTCCTAAAAGGTGGGGAGTTTCTAACGCATTTCTGGTTTTTGATAGAGCATCTTGACCTCAAAAAGAGTTTTCAAATGCTAATAGAAGTGGAAAAAGATATACCAATATCATTCTCATTACTATAGAGGacttggaatatatatatatatataaaagttaaacTTAAGTCCAGTACATTTACTATATTAAGTCCCCGATTGAATCCAATTGCCCAGTTgtattgaccaataaaatataaattgtatttatttttatggtagcttttttttttttaatctaaccCTAATTATATTTATGGTGTAATAAGCAAAATGAACActttcatttcaaaatgatGAGAGAAAATTCCAatcttaaaaataagaaatatgcATTTTGATTGTCACCCGCATTCTAAAATCGTTGGGTCACACGAACTTATTGTAGTAACAACAAACCAGCATGGAATAAACTtaattcttccttctttttctttttgttccccctttctttttcttaagaaTAATACTTTCACTTTTAAATGTCATTGCTTTAAAACAAACCATTAGGCAACGTAAAGGAttcataatttgatttttttaaatgtatatcaTTTGACAAATTGTTGAACGACATGTAGCATAAGAAGAACTAGAGTATAACATGTTTCCAATTCCAACCAATTTAGATCCAATTTGATGTATTTATGAGTATATTATGCGTGAGTTTGGATTGTGTTgggatgaaaattttttgcattttgctgaaaaatggCGGGTCATACGGTAttgttcatatattttttggtactattcataggccctattgcattttttggtactatttatgggctccactgtactatttcaattaacttttacctttatctatagtacttttagtaataaattttcagtttcaataaaataagcggtattcaaatACACCCTATATATGTGATAGCTAGACATTCATTGACTAGTTAGTAGCTGATGTGCTGATGGTTTGGCAAGGTTAGTAGTCAATCAAACCTATAATTTTGTATTGTATGATAGCCCACTTGTACACTTGCTGGGTTTTTATCATTTAGATTTGAATAGTGTGTTTTGTGGTAGGTTTTGTTCTAAAACTCCGTTGGTTCTTTAGGTTTTTATCATTCGGATTTGAATGGTGTGTTTTGTAGCAgattttgttttgaaactcCATTGCCCGTTGGTTCTCTAGTTTTGAATGCAtctcatttttacaaataaataaataatggaaattaatttagaatttaaaaaatgggAATTAGACCCCAATTGGGCAATTGGCCTAATGAAATACAAGAGATGAAAATGACAACTTGGGTTGGAATTTAACTAAAGtttcataatttataaaaattgtaatatattaATGTAAATGACTaataaatccttttttttttttttttttgagaaaccataCTGGAGTTCCAGCCACCttttaatttctctcttaaatcaaaatatattcaaggtatatatttcttttaaaaaaagaggaTAACTAAAAATATCTCTTTAatagaattctttttttttttttgttgaaaacagaaccccccttttttttttttatatatatatatacattaggAGAATGAGAAATAAGGATACTATtcttttgagtttaattttaagaaaaaataaaggataatAGTGGGTTTTCTGGTTAGGAGTTAGAATCTTTATTgtgtttttcatttaaaaaaaatgttttctcttAGTTATATTGGCCTTTAAATGTTTAGGCATTTAAAATgacttattaattatttaaactatttaaattcattaaattttatatggttcaaaacttttaaaattattcccTAATTgtataatttctaatttattgaacaaaaatattaatctaaaatatttttgaaaatattaattgtgaCCAATCTTATTTAAAAGATAGTTCATAATTtatgtagggtcaatgggcctaGG is a genomic window containing:
- the LOC142632429 gene encoding uncharacterized protein LOC142632429, which gives rise to MEVPVVFSETKRPGQDVSDVVQKLWNNWELRVLVLLSLILQLSLSYFGRRRRYGVQTWIHIFLWICYLAADSVATIALGVISSKQGNSSFSDSTASQEKNELMAFWAPFMLLHLGGQDTITAYAVQDNVLWLRHLLSLFARSGVAIYVVRTSWKGNWLSYLTILMLFAGFIKYAERIWVMRSANRRPKLVGQKYDELDNFPIFRPLFLNQKIGYNFQRNSKEQFINYKYKKAFAVIEIELGHAYDTFYTKIPLFSTKLGYFFRFISFSTIGFGFVFFLIKERHNHLQIDLIITYLLLGGAVVIEIYAVILLITSDLLGRPICMNSNQYCLCTRTPKFFRVLEVWFFNQILPRINRKLDMLHYKSDEKISEELKSLIWETYKEKSKSQRPGFSEDYNSYISSDENVQVEIYEKIIIWHLATDLCLNLDNENPEVNNKQLQMIKHISDYLMYILTMCPSMLSTGNAEISFDKACERVSEALKNHPESSSLSLACEKIMSYLSTKSKDDFLAHVDDDPSGSLLVYNAFQVVKNLRESGQKWEILTRFWVENLAYVAILCEGKKPC